The genomic segment CTGGTGTTCAACCAGTGCCAGCTTCTGGGCAGACCCGCTGCCACGACAAAACTGCTGATCGCAATACTCTGCTGAAAACCACTGCGAAAACCTTCATCACAAGAGGATGTTTTTAGGACTTCTAGAAAATAAATTCAAACAGATAAATTGAGTTATTTATGGACTATAAATCCGATTTAATCTAGTTGACAAGAATAATTTCTGTTAAGAACTTTCATCTCAAATAGTCCTAGTTTTGTTTCAGGGCATTCTGGAAGTTTATAAACTATATCATGATCTTGTATCATGTCAACATGGTTTGATCATCCCTTAAAGAATAAGTGATCTATCTAAAAATATCTTATTCAGTTTGCTGGGGAATTCTTTTAAGTTTCAGGATAACTGAAGAACAGGATAATATGCCTATTTTTGAATAAGCTCCACCTGTGTACTCACACAACATACCTAAATGTTTTCAAACCGCTGTACAAAAATTGTTTTTTTAGGTTTCACTCTATGGGGATCAAAATATTCATGGAACTGGAATGCCGTGGATGTGGGGCCGAAAAGGGACATTGTGAATGAACTAGCAGTAGCCATTAGAAACGGGACCGACTTGCGTTTTGGTTTATATCACTCTCTTTTTGAATGGTTCAACCCTCTTTTTCTCGATGATGCGTCCAAATCATTCCAGACAAGACAGTTCCCAACTTCGAAGACATTGCCCGAGCTCTATGAGATagtgaacaaataccaacccGAGGTCCTCTGGTCCGATGGAGATGGCGATGCCCCTGACACGTACTGGAACAGCACCGGCTTCTTAGCCTGGCTCTATAATGACAGGTACGTGCTGTTGATTCATAGTTACCTTAAGCCTTCCTACGTGTGTGCTGGCTCCTCGTTTTTCATTTAAGGCTCACTTAAGGGGCAAAATCAAGTCATTATCAGTGTTCCAAATATTGTCTCCCAAGATAAGGAATCAGGAGGCCCCCAAAGAATGTGGGCTCTTCACCCTCTTGAAATCATAAAACCATAAGTTGGAGGGGACTTTGAAACCCTCAGGCATGAGTTGCCTCTTCCCCTGACCATGAGCTCCGCTCTTTGTAACTCCAGTCTCGTGCCACTCAATCTCACTATCTTGTTACACAATATAGTACTTCTTGTCTTTTCCCCCTCATCCAGTTTCATCATCGCTATGGTCCCGAAACTTGGAATTAGCCAAGATCTTTGTCTCATACTTTCCGAAAGGTCCTTTATCAAATCCAGGTGCTTCCTTCTCCACAGCAGGAGTGGACAGCCTGTCTTGCGATTACTGTATTTTTATGGGTCCTTGCTGACTTCGGCTTATTGGAGATGAGATGGATGAACATGTAAAATCctcttgcccaatcaatcaatcaatcaatcaatcgtatttattgagcgcttactatgtgcagagcactgtactaagcgcttgggaagtacaaattggcatcacatagagacagtccctacccgatagtgggctcacagtctaaaagggggagacagagaacagaaccaaacataccaacaaaataaaataagtaggatagaaatgtacaagtaaaataaataaataaataaataaacagagtaataaatatgtacaaccatatatacatatatacaggtgctgtggggaagggaaggaggtaagacggggatggagagggggacgagggggagaggaaagaaggggctcagtctgggaaggcctcctggaggaggtgagctctcagcagggccttgaagggaggaagagagctagcttggcggatgggcagagggagggcattccaggcccgggggatgacgtggaccgggggtcgatggcgggacaggcgagagcgaggtacagtgaggagattagtggtggaggagcggagggtgtgggctgggcagtagaaggagagaagggaggtgaggtaggagcgggcgaggtgatggagagccttgaagcccagggtgaggagtttctgcctgatgcgcagattgatcggtagccattggaggtttttgaggaggggagtgatatgtccagagcgtttctggacaaagataatccgggcagcagcatgaagtatggattgaagtggagagagacacgaggatgggagatcagagagaaggctagtgcagtagtccagacgggataggatgagagcttgaattagcagggtagcggtttggatggagaggaaagggcggatcttggcaatgttgcggagctgagaccggcaggttttggtgacggcttggatgtgaggggtgaatgagagagcggagtcgaggatgacaccaaggttgcgggcttgtgagacgggaaggatggtagtgccgtcaacagagatgggaaagtcagggagaggacaaggtttgggagggaagacaaggagctcagtcttcgaacACTCTAATCACTTCCAGCTCTGTGCACAAAGGAACatcaaacaaaacatgttttgttgtctgtctcccccttctagactgtgagcctattgttgggtagggactgtctctatatgttgccaacttgtacttcccaagcacttagtacagtgctctgcatacagtaagtgcttaataaatacaattgaatgaatatcatgcCTCTTGATAATGAATCAACCTGCTGCCATTAGGCAGGGCCTCTCCAAAACACGCTAGATATTATTTAGACAATATCCTCTGgatatttttcttatttttaaagaCCTCTAGAAAAGGAGACATGATTCACATGATTGATATCTATCCTTTCTTAATCATCCTTTCTAAAAGCCCTTGTTTACATTTATCCTAAACCTAAGGTGCTACTACTTTTTATTCTGTCCTCAATGGACCTGGACATCTGCTAGTTATTACTTCTGCAAAACAGTCCACTATTGGGTGACCCACCTGCCTTCTTGACACCAGCCTACATAATTCTAATTCTTTCAACCTGTTCTCATAAATCCTGTTTTTCTGTCATCATTGCTGCACTCTCCTAAAATCCCTGTTGGAACATTTTTTGAAAAATGCCCTTACTGGGTCTATCCAGCTCTGTGTGGTTTCTCCAAAAGGCTACTTGGAAGAACAGTGTGAATAGCTGTCCTCCTGAACATCCCTCCTAATGGTTAGAGATGCATCCACTGACATGGCCAtttgtcgtccccccccccccccccccccccacctcttctctaataataattgtggtatttaagcgcttactattaaccaggcactatattaagcactggggtcgatacagtcTAGTAACTCTATTTTGGTTCTTTTAGCCTTAAATTGCTTCCAATCTTTTCTGAACCTTCTGATAATAAAACTCCCCAAATTGTAAAGCCTAGAATTATACAATGTTAGTAAAGGCCTAACAGCGATTAGTttagcactgattgactgggtaATCATTTgaagtactaatagtatttattaagtgcctactatgagcaaagcactgggaaatacaTGGATAAGGTAGAGACCCAGTGGCAGGCCCCtaaaagggtctcacagtctaagaataagcggggagaggggactggtgacagtcACTTAGGGAAAGACTAACATATAAAAGACAATACAATTTTTGTTTTCTCATTAGTATTAAAGTCATCTCATGCCTTACAGTAGCAGTCTGGCACGAAAACAAACAGTAGGAGTTTCATGATTGAAAGGTCATTCAATCTCTGGAGGTGGGGAAAAAGTATCAGTTACTGTTGACATTAAGAATATGTTGACTTCATATTTCCTAAAGGTAGATCAGAAATAAACATGAGAAGCTTGCAAAGCCCTTCCAGATTTTATCTGTTGGGATAGGAGGCATTTCACTTACAAGTTGTCTTAAATCTAAATTTTTCTGCAGTTTTTTTCTCACTTAAAACTGCAGAAAACTTCATTTTCTGTCATTTCCTTTTATTCTGGGGAGACAGCATGCCCTAAGGGAAAGAGCGTGGAACTGGGAGTGAAGAtttaggttctattcccagctctgccactgacctgagtGATTTTGCGCAAGCACTTTGGCttactgggcttcagttttctcatctttaaaatggggataggatagaTCGTGAGCTTCTTgtcagtcagggactgtgtctttatcTCCTAACCtggtatctctcccagtgttttgcacacagtgaatgcttaatgccattattattattattattattttagcccaGTTCGAGATACAATTGTAACCAATGATCGCTGGGGAGCTGGCAGCATCTGTAAGCACGGTGGCTATTATACCTGCAGTGACCGTTACAATCCGGGACACCTTTTACCGCACAAGTGGGAGAACTGTATGACAATCGACAGGAGATCCTGGGGCTATAGGAGGAATGCAGAGATCAGTGACTACCTCACAATTGAAGAATTAGTGAAGGTAGGTGGAGTACAGCAAGTGGAAAAACAAGAATTCATTCTTAGCGGTGTTTCCTGAAAAACGGAATTGTGACAGTTCTCTCTGAAACTTTTAGTGGAGTGTCTCTTAGCTCAGTATGATGAGATTTTACCAGAGCAATTCATATTATTGAGCAGGTGCTGTAGTAGCCCTCTGGGTCTGCTAGAAGGAAGCGGGGACTGAATTTATCCACATAAGAGGGATAACATTTTCTATATTTCTCAGCAACTTGTAGAGACCGTTTCATGTGGAGGAAATCTTTTAATGAACATCGGGCCCACCCACGATGGCCGGATTGCTGCTATATATGAAGAGCGTCTGAGGCAGATGGGGAGCTGGCTGAAAGTCAATGGGGAAGCCATTTATGGTACTCAGCCGTGGCGCGCTCAGAATGACACTGTCACCCCAGGAGTATGGTGAGTTACGATACCAACTGCTTGTCTAAACAGCTTGTGAATACAGGAATTAAGGGGAGAGGCAAATTTCAATTTTCTTAAATATTGGGGTGGTTTTCCCCCTTGTAACAGACTCCCACTGAGGTAGAACCCAGCTCAGAGTTATTTCTACCTTCTCACCTAAAGTCTCTGAAGAGTTTGTTCTTCCACTGTCCACATGCTACCCTGCAGGGCTAAATGACTTCTTCGGTCTCCAAAGTTTTCTCTTAACATTGTCTCAAAAAGGTCTTTATCTAAAACATGTGATCACCTGATTTTAGAGTCAAAAAGCCTAGTATTCAGCCCAGCTCTTGTTCCTCTTCTGACTAAAAAGATACCCAACTGGAATTTCTACAAAGGAGGATTGAAATGAAGATCAACATCGTAATCTGCATATGTGCTATTGGATCCTTTGGAATTAGTTACAACTATTTGTGGCAAAACAAACAGTATTCATTTAAATGTAGGAGCCAGAATACATATGGCGTAAAAGTAATATCACTGCGGAGTCCATAAAACTCAGAAGTTCTCATGGCAATCAGTATAAACTAGGCAGGCTGAAGAGTAGATCAAAAGATTAGTCCAAACTAACTTCACATTCTGTCATTCTTTTTTGGTCTTTAAAAACTCTCCTCAGTTTTTCTCAACCATGACTGGCTGCAGGTGGCCCCTGGAGGATTCAGTTGaatgcccccccaaccccccacctcccccattttAAGCAAGGATGTCAGTTTGCTCTATCCTCAATTGCTGACGTTTGGCCACAGTGGAAGACAGTGGTCTCATTTAAAACTGTGGTCATGGCAAGTTTTGGTTTTTGAGTGGTGCTACAGAAGGAGTGAGAGGAAAAAGGATCAAGAgaatggaggaaaaagagaagggagtgaatgatcctggggagggggaagtcaTCTTCTTCTCTGTGAGTGCGCTTGTGGGTCTGGTCTCTCATTCGTGGGTATGGTATTTCCATGGCCTTTCTCTTGGTTTCtgacttgtctccccctcctccacttatctgccttTCCCACCACTTTTGCCTCATTCACACCCACTTTCCAGACCATTAGGGAGAAATAGCATGAGATGCCAGGTGAAAATCCAGGTGAGAAAACAGTATGAGCTGTGGCACCCAGGTGAGGAAGTGTCAGGAAGTGGAGAAGCCCCATATTCTTAATACACAGGTGCAGCACTACTTTGAAACATTGTGCCACTTGCAGGGGGGAATAAACTCAATATGCAAATATTCACTGCTTAAAGAATTTCGTTTCAAGTATTTCCAGACAAAATACACAAGAATTTAAGAtttgggtttgatttttttttttcttgttgccAATGAAATTTTCCCATTTCCTATCAGGTATACATCCAAATCTAAAGAAAAATTGGTCTATGCGATTTTCCTTAATTGGCCAGCCTCCGGGCACTTGGTACTTGGCCAGCCTAAGGCTATTGGTGGGGCAACAGCGGTAAgatattttgtcttttttttcctgtttctatTAAATATTTCTTGATATTTTCTGAGCAGAATCAGACATACGTATAGAAGTTTGATTTGTAAATTAAAGGTTAGACTGTTCTGTTCAAAATGCATTGCTGAAACCATAGTTTTGAGTTTTTAGTGATTGCTATAGCCTGGATCTTGTTtgtaaaagagcatgggcctggggaagcagaagacatgggttctaatcccagatctgccacttgcgtgctgtgtgaccttgggcaagtcacttaacttctccttgagttccctcatctgcaaaatggggattcagtacctgtttctctctctcaatcaattataattgagtgcttactctgtgcagagcactgtactaagcatttgggagaggagagcagcgtggctcagtggaaagagcataggctttggagtcaggggtcatggatttgaatccctgttctgccaattgtcagctgtgtgactttgggaaaatcacttaacttctttgtgcctcagttccctcatctgtaaaatggggattaagactgtgagccccccgtgggacaacctgatctccttgtaacctccccagcgcttagaacagtgctttgcatatagtaagtgcttaatagatgccattattattattatatataacagacacatttcatgcccaaaacgagcttagtctagaggatgtTTAGTCTCTtacttgtgagtcccatgtgggacttgattattctgtatctagcccagagtttaatacagtgcttgatatataagtgcttagcagataccattattattactattgtaaccctgggcaagtcgcctaacttctgaCTCAGTTTCCAAAATGAGGTTATAATACCCACTTTCCCTCCCGCTTCAACTGGCAgtcttgagggacagggatgggtcttgtatctaacccagtgcttggcacatagtaagcacttagcaaatacaatcacTATTGTTCAGAGAAAGCAATTTCTAAAACATTTATATGCCTATTAGTGGAAAACTATCTAATCTAATGTCCAATAAGCCTTATTACTTCTGGATCAGTTTGAGCGTGTTAGCTTGGGTGTGATCACTTCTGCTGTATCAGTAAAAAATCTTAACTTTACAGCAAGAACacgtctcttttttttttctttgcaattACAGTACATATTCTTCTCCCAAGACATTTGAACATCATTTCCCTTTCAGGAAGGATGAAGGGAAAATATCTGCACTCAGTTATAATCTCTTCacaagcagggatcatgtcttttaacttTCATTGGCCAGTCCCAGGCCCCAGTACACTACTTGCAGCACACAGAACATGATCAGTAAAtgtggatgatgatggtgatggtcagagctggaattaactCCCAGGTCTTCCAAAAGACGCCTGACTCGGTGCTCTTTTTCTAGGCTAAAAGTTTTCTAAATACTTTTAAGCCTCTGCCATCTGACTAAACTTCACAGAACCACCTCTCTCTAAATTCAGTTCTTATTTGAGTTCCTATCATATGCAAGCACTACAGTAAAGGATAGGAAAGAATATAATAAgggtagactgtatgctccttgagggcaggaatcttatcTGTCAACTgttgtattcccaagtgcttatttcagtgctctgcacattgtaaatgcttaatcccACTGAGTAAACAAGACTGATCTCtgaccctcaagaagctcaccaCGAAAAGTAGGGCTGGGAGATTGAGCACAAAGGGTGGATTTAACACATAACAGCAAAATAACACAAGGGCAACAAACACAATTACAGCACCAGACCCCTGCAGCTGGAAAGCCATTTATAGGCTAGAATCCAACagtcacactcaatcaatcaatatattaaatgtttcgggaaagtacagtatggtaaaattggtagacacaatctctgcccacaaggaccttacattctAAAATTTGTGGAAGCCCACTGCTCTTGCCTAGCACCCTTTTGGTTCTGCTCACACAGAGCTGGTTGGGACAAAGCCCTTTGTATTTAGGTTTTTACTGTGCAGTCAGTGGAGTACTTTTACCTTCTACAACCCCTCTGCAGCAGTTCCTGGGCTTGAAGAAATCCATATCAAGACATGAGCAGCAATGTAGTGTCTAGAGCAAACATAATATtgcttccccatgtgggacagagagtgtgtctgatctgattatcttctatttatccAGAACTTAGTAgtaaagtgctgggcacatagttacTGCTTAAatacacaactattattattatcatcattattaagtgtgtATGCATAGTGAAAGGTACACGTGGGTGGACCTCTTTAATAGTTCTAATTTCTTCTTGGAAAGTTGCTGCAGAGATTAGTGTTAAACATGCGATCATCAAGTACAGAACCAATGAAATAAAATATACTGACAGTCAACCATCAAATCTGGAGGGTTGATCATTTTTGATCTGCCACCTAACCAATCCTCAGTGGGCTATCCAGTGCCTAGCATTCTGGAtgatttacattttttttccctttccccaatTTATCTCTTTGAAATTCTGGATTTTGTTGTTTTTACATGTTTGAATTGTGGTTGTGCATTCTCCTAACTACGTTTTAATTGCAGGTGAACCTGAAAGGTTATGAACAGCCACTCAAGTGGATTTCCCTGGCAGAAAATGGAATACTGGTGGCACTGCCTCAACTAACAATCAGTCAATTACCATGCAAATGGGGATGGACTTTAGAATTGGTTAATGTGAACTGAGATACATACAAAGATCGGTTCTAAAACATTGTAAGCATCTGAGATGAGAATTTCCAATCATCTCAACTTTAATTCAGTCCTTGGGCCATGGGGCAAAAGAGAAGGGAAACTGAGCTGAGCTGTTTTTTTGGAAGAAGTAACCAGCTtgtggcctcagttctccctcttctGCCATAAGAGATGGGGGCTCGTTTTGTTTtgtaagttagtacagtgcttgattctGGTCCTTGCAGTCATGTGCTCTGTTGAACTGTTGactgttttcccttccctcccccttttaaGGGCTGCAGTTAGACCATTTTCATGAACTAACTGGAAGTCTGATATACATGCTTCCTAAGGCTGAGACTTCCTATAGTCCTTTCTTCACAGGGAGAGGATATTTTACATATGACTTGGATATTTTTTCTTAAACCAGATCTTTGCTGAGGAAAAGGTGACACTGAGTCAGATCCAGATTTAAAAGAGTATGACTGAAGAACTTTTTATCCTTCACTTGCTCTTCCTTTCTCAtacatttgagccccatgtgagatgactatcagattaccttgcctctaagtgcttaataaataccataagtaacAAGCTAATTTGAAAGACATCACAAAAAATGATCAACCAATGAATCAATTTTTCTATGTAATATTCTTAAGATACTGACTGCAATAAAAACATTTTGGATCATTTACTTTGGCAATGTTCCATAAGTGACCTTAAACTCCAAAATAAAAGAATGTTATATATAATTTTCTACCTCACAGGCAAGTTTAAGTAAAATTTGAACTGTTTTTAAGTTCCAACAAGACTGACTTTTTGAAAACTGTCAAGGCAACAAATATGTTCAAGTTGGGACTTTGGGGATAACTTTACAAACTGTTTCTGTTCCATAACAAAGAACGTAGCTGTGTGTACTTATGGAGTCAGACTGAAGAGGGGAATGAGAACAGGGCTGAAAGCAAGAAACCCATGATCAAGATCCAGCTCTATCACTTACCCTGCTGGATGGCTTTGGGcatatttaacttttctgtgcctcagtctcctcatctgtaaaatagggatgagattagtacagtgcgctgcacgcagtaagcgctcactatgaatgaatgacagctgcaGTCCtatttcttaaactgtgagctccatttgggagagggattgCGTGTGATCTACCCCAACAGTGAACTCTTACGAAGTGCATAATAGATACCATCACTACCAAGAGCAATTTGAAACCCATCAAAATCTAGGCATATATGCCAGTTCTAGACAACTGTGGCCATCCCAAACTTGTTTTTCAGTCTAATGAAAGGGGGGATTACAAATAAGTCTTTGTGCCACAATTCTGCTTTTATAACCATCTGTGGCAGACAGAGAGTGGCTGAATTGGGTAAAGCTTTCTCACCAGTGGCAAGTTGCTACTCAGGGCTGTGGATGCCACATCCAGGTATGAGGGCACCTTGGCCCTCAGCGGGGCGGGGAGGCCTCAGATTCACTCTTTCTGTCAACCAGGTCAATGTGCTGATGTCTCAGGCCGGGCCAGTGGTGGCTCTCACAGGGGTCGTTCAATAGTCACAGTCCAAACACTCTGACTCCAAGTTAGAGGCTGGGCCAGAGGGCTTCCTCTAGATGGAACCTCAGCTTTCCAAATGCCAAGTTATCCTTCCAATACTAAGTCTATATCCTTGACATGGTACAGCTCTGGGGCGATCTTTCAAGTTTCGTTACAAATAGGTCGGTCTTCTCCTGGCCCCAGTGTCCTCCAAATCTGGGAAAAGCTTTCGTATCATAGAGTTCGTTCTAGTCTGCCACaggactataataatgataatgatggcatttattaagcacttactatgtccgaagcactgttctaagcgctgtggaggttacaaggtgatgaggttgtcccacagggggctcacagtcttaatccccattttccagatgaggtaaatgaggctcagagaagttaagtgacttgcccaaagtcacagggctgacaaatggcagagccgggacattttattttgttagtatgtttggttttgttctctatctccaccttttagactgtgagcccactgttgggtagggactgtcgctgtatgttgccaacttgtacttcccaagtgcttagtacagtgctctgcacacagtaagcgctcaataaatatgattgattgattgatttgagcccctgatgtctgactccaaagcccgtgctctttccactgggccacactgcttctagcctggctctctcctctgccagccaGCTGATCCCTCTGACTCTCTAAAGGCAAGGCTGTTACAGAAATCTCAATTTGTGTAATGCTGTAAAATGACCTCATTCTTTAATAGGTGTGGTTGATATATTGTTTAGTGGGTCATTTATTTCCACTGCAATTACCTTAGTGTTCTAGGCAGACTGTTCAAACGCACTGTGGGTCTGCTACctttctcccacccccccacaaaTAAACAGACAGAAGGGACTGATCAGATTGCGGGACCAACTGAAGGTAAATTAGGGCTGAAAGACAAAAAAAGAATGGTTTGACTAGTCTAATGGTATAAGCAGACTAAAAATCATGGAGGTTCAACTTAGAGTCCACATTTTACATTAAAATACTTTATTGCAATACAGACAGTCACTGGGATCAAAATCAATACAAAGAAAATTAAGGATATTTACAAACAAATGTGCACCACAACTGTGAAGTAATAACAGCTGTTAGTGAACAGCATCAACACAATTTTCACCTCTAAATCAATTTATGATTTTGTAGGGCTTGAAGAAAAACCACCCTAACATTTTATTTAGACATGTCTCAGCCAATGGCCAAAAGTAATTGAGCTCTTATACAAGAGACAAATCTCTGTTTATTTAAAGAGAACTGAGAGCTTACTCTTTGAAGGGAAGTGAGAGAGGACATAAGCCTCACCCCTAGCCCCCAGCTTCTGACAAGCCATTAGGGCTTTATGACTATGCACACTTTCTGAAGTTCACCACATCCCCAGGCCCAAATAATTTAACAAAATTTTTTTGGTATTGATGTCAGTGTAGTCCATCTTTCTACAAATTATGAAAAATGAATTAAGTTGCCTAACAGAAACTAGTAACCACAGTGTGCAGaaactattaataatattaatggtcaAAAGATACAAATTTTATTTTGCACCCAGGACCTGAGACACAGACATGCCTCCCCACAACACTGATGTGTCTACTTTTTCTGGCCCAAATATGCTTATTCCATTATGAAATGAACATTTTGTCCAACAATGAATTTTTCACTAGGAATTCAGTAACAAAATATGCATTGGAAATACCCGATCTGTATGCGGGGCATTTTGCTTATTTCACTCAAGTGGGCTTTACTGTGGCTACCTTGAGGAGCATTATTTCTCCAGTTGCTGTGGGGTGCTGAAGGCTTCATAGACATTAGCAGCAAAATCTTTCACTTGTTCCATCATCAACAGATCCTGGCAGAGATGACAATGCAATGTTACAATTTGCTGAAACCAAGGTAAGCAATAGAAGGCGGCTAAGAGCAAAATAAAAGCGAAAATGTTACTGGCTTTCCTGGAATTGTGGTGAAAATAGCATGCCATAGTGCTGTTTCGACAAATGGAAAGTCCATACCACCGACTTTATGGctttcaatcagctcaccccttcctacctaacctcactgatcttctacaGTCCAGTTGGCACCTTTGTTTCTCTGGCGCCAGCttgctcattgtgcctcgatctcatctacctcgcggccgacccctttcccaca from the Tachyglossus aculeatus isolate mTacAcu1 chromosome 2, mTacAcu1.pri, whole genome shotgun sequence genome contains:
- the FUCA2 gene encoding plasma alpha-L-fucosidase, giving the protein MAVPAGSGWGRGRTPLLLPLLLLLLLALPGRAAAPAPAAAAAPRYEPSWESLDERPLPAWFDGAKLGLFLHWGVFSVPSFGSEWFWWYWQKEKRKEYVDFMKNNYPPGFSYEDFGPLFTAEFFDANQWADVFKASGAKYIVLTTKHHEGFTLWGSKYSWNWNAVDVGPKRDIVNELAVAIRNGTDLRFGLYHSLFEWFNPLFLDDASKSFQTRQFPTSKTLPELYEIVNKYQPEVLWSDGDGDAPDTYWNSTGFLAWLYNDSPVRDTIVTNDRWGAGSICKHGGYYTCSDRYNPGHLLPHKWENCMTIDRRSWGYRRNAEISDYLTIEELVKQLVETVSCGGNLLMNIGPTHDGRIAAIYEERLRQMGSWLKVNGEAIYGTQPWRAQNDTVTPGVWYTSKSKEKLVYAIFLNWPASGHLVLGQPKAIGGATAVNLKGYEQPLKWISLAENGILVALPQLTISQLPCKWGWTLELVNVN